The Equus quagga isolate Etosha38 unplaced genomic scaffold, UCLA_HA_Equagga_1.0 HiC_scaffold_15112_RagTag, whole genome shotgun sequence genome contains the following window.
GAACTTTTCTCAACCGGCTTGGGCAGCTGGACAACCTCCAGAAGCTCATCTTGTCTTTCTTCCACCTCACAGATCAACTGCACAAACTGCTCAGGTGAGGGAGTGGGAAGGAACCTGGGTTCCCTGAACCACCCCATGGttaaaagaggagaagagaccaTGCTTGGATATTCCTGAGCTCCTTGTCACCTATTTCTCCTTCCACCTCAGCAGGGGCACTGCTGGGAGTTTGAAACTGGCCAGGCTAGAGAGGGGTACCTCATGGTGAGGGGAAAGACAAGATTAGAAAAGGAAGTCGTGCTCATCCTTTCAGTCAGTCACTCAGTCGACCATGTGCGGACACTGTGATAAGTCTGTGAATGTACTGGTGAAGAAGACTCAGTCCTTCTGCTGTTGGAGTTTACAGCTCTctagagaggaaggggaggcatTCAGATGGAGAAACGCTCTATGCTGTAGCGCCGATGCACATCCCCATGGACTGGCCACAGTAGCTAACACTGCCCACTCGCTTTGCTCCTGTATTTTCCCCAAGGCTTAGACCCTGAATGGAGAACTTGTCATCTGGGAACTAGTCAAAGGGAACCCACAGTTGGCTGCTTTCCCAGACCCATCCCCACTAAATAAGTGAACAGGATTCACCATGGATTAGGTCATAAATCCTAAGTGCAtccaatttttttcacttaatctttTCCACTCTGAGATAAGACAGgtttttaagctttaaaatgtgtataaaggTAATTATTATACAGGGTTGTGGAaaagattaagtgaaaaaaattggaTGCACTTAGGATTTATGACCTAATCCATGGTGAAtccaatttttttcacttaatctttTCCACAACCCTGTATAATAATTAcctttatacacattttaaagcttaaaaacCTGTCTTATCTCAGAGTGGAAAAGTAACTTCCTCAGCATCACAAGTCTCTTAAGTCTGATTTCCAAGCCCACATGATTAACCACTGTTgcaaaatatgtgcaaattagTTTATTCTAGAGCCTTAGGTACGTTTCATTCAGGGCTGGCTGCCCTGCTCCAATCCTCATTCTTCTGAaataacctttcttttttctctgtatagAGTTCTGCCGCCTCAGTTGGATACATTGTGTCTACCTCTCTGTGGCCTGTCTGACAGAGATGTCACTGTCCTGTCCCAGAGCTCTCAGGCCACCCACCTAAGGCTGTTGAATCTCAGTGACAACCAGATATTCTCGGAAGATTATGAGCCCTTCCAGACTCTGCTGGAGAAGGTCTCAGGCACCCTGCAGCATCTGGAGATGAGTAATTGCCTGATAACTGACTCCGCTCTCTCTGCTGTcctcccagccctgagccaaTGTTCCCATCTCCGTGTCCTTAGCTTTGCCTTCAACCCCATTACGATGCCTGTGCTCACGAGCCTTCTGCAGCACTTGGCATCCTTGATGGAGCTGAAGCATGTAGTTTATCCTGTGCCTGTCCATTGCTATGAACAGTGGAATTTTCGTGGCAGTTTGGACCCACGGAAACTTGCCGAAGTGCAGGCCCAGGTGAAGGCAATGCTGCAGGCGGTACAGCGGGACGACATGACCTGGAGCACTTGTGCTGAGTGATTTCCACAGTACAAGGAGCTGTTTCAACACTCAAGTGTGGCCATTCAAGCACTCACTGTTTTTCCTGAAGCCCAAGTTTGTGGagacacatatataaaattctacTCTTCCAGGAAACCGGGGATAGGAAGGTTGACTGAGTAGTGGACCTCTATAAAAGAggaactctgaaaaaaaaatagaggaatttgAAAGGCCCTGTGGATCTCTTGCCCCTGGCCCTCGACATCCTCTTCTGGTGACTAACCCCAGCGTTGGGTATGTGACGTAAGGTAACCTGGTCATGGTACATCACCTCCCTGTCCACACTGATTGGCCCATTTATCCACTTAGGGGCACTTGACACAAGTCAGATCAATTGGAACTCTTCCTGGATGTGGTAGCGGTTGAAGCCGATAACTTTGCCCTCTAGGGTTCTGCAAACATCTTGTAGTTATGATCGCCTTAGGTTGCT
Protein-coding sequences here:
- the LOC124231987 gene encoding leucine-rich repeat-containing protein 14-like gives rise to the protein NSESELQSAQEPMELLVDLSLRDTLRAKQFLSFLRSKVEQSFGSLHLCCRDLQIDKMSAHRSILQFLDLGCVDHLDVGEADLSEVTTLLARTIHLDSLSLYNIAFKSCQRKNFRTFLNRLGQLDNLQKLILSFFHLTDQLHKLLRVLPPQLDTLCLPLCGLSDRDVTVLSQSSQATHLRLLNLSDNQIFSEDYEPFQTLLEKVSGTLQHLEMSNCLITDSALSAVLPALSQCSHLRVLSFAFNPITMPVLTSLLQHLASLMELKHVVYPVPVHCYEQWNFRGSLDPRKLAEVQAQVKAMLQAVQRDDMTWSTCAE